Proteins encoded in a region of the Rhizobium sp. CC-YZS058 genome:
- a CDS encoding sensor histidine kinase, with protein sequence MDRSGQSDAEDNEGRVAGGRRWVHPFTIIRRLFGNAVFSSLTRRILFFNLVALVVLVGGIMYLNQFREGLIDARVESLLTQGEIIAGAIAASASVDTNSITIDPEKLLELQAGQSITPLPRDEDLEFPITQERVAPVLRRLISPTRTRARLFDADADLLLDSRHLYTGGQVLRFDLPPIEPDDPSMTNRVATWFNRMLQPSNLPLYKEPPGGNGSIYPEVMNALTGVRGAVVRVTEQGELIVSVAVPVQRFRAVLGVLLLSTQAGDIDKIVHAERLAIIRVFGVAALVNVILSLLLSSTIANPLRRLSAAAIRVRRGGAKEREEIPDFSSRQDEIGNLSVALREMTGALYDRIAAIENFAADVSHELKNPLTSLRSAVETLPLARTEESKQRLLDVIQHDVRRLDRLISDISDASRLDAELARSDAQVVDLEKLLGDLVEISRQIRNKKKSVLLNFVVDRKDPKTRFDVNGYELRIGQIITNLIENARSFVPEDGGRIVVRLTRRKHSCLVFVEDNGPGIQAEDIDRIFERFYTDRPEGEDFGQNSGLGLSISRQIAEAHGGTLKAENMTDKDGGISGARFILSLPVETAA encoded by the coding sequence ATCGACAGATCAGGACAGAGCGACGCCGAAGACAACGAAGGGCGTGTGGCCGGCGGCCGGCGGTGGGTGCATCCGTTCACCATCATCCGGCGCCTGTTCGGCAATGCCGTGTTTTCGAGCCTGACGCGGCGCATCCTGTTTTTCAACCTGGTCGCGCTGGTCGTTCTGGTCGGCGGCATCATGTACCTCAACCAGTTCCGCGAGGGGCTGATCGATGCCCGTGTCGAGAGCCTTCTGACCCAGGGTGAAATTATCGCAGGCGCGATTGCGGCCTCCGCCTCGGTCGATACCAACTCCATCACCATCGACCCGGAGAAGCTGCTCGAGCTGCAGGCCGGCCAGAGCATCACGCCGTTGCCGCGCGACGAGGATCTCGAATTCCCGATCACCCAGGAGCGGGTGGCCCCCGTTCTGCGGCGGCTGATCTCGCCCACACGCACCCGCGCCCGCCTCTTCGATGCCGATGCCGATCTGCTGCTCGATTCCCGCCATCTTTATACCGGCGGCCAGGTGCTGCGCTTCGATCTTCCGCCGATCGAGCCGGACGACCCGTCGATGACCAACCGGGTTGCGACCTGGTTCAATCGCATGCTGCAGCCAAGCAATCTCCCGCTTTACAAGGAGCCGCCGGGCGGCAACGGCTCGATCTATCCGGAGGTGATGAATGCGCTGACCGGCGTGCGCGGCGCCGTGGTGCGCGTGACCGAACAGGGCGAGCTGATCGTCTCCGTCGCCGTTCCCGTGCAGCGTTTCCGCGCCGTGCTCGGCGTGCTGCTGCTCTCCACCCAGGCCGGCGATATCGACAAGATCGTCCATGCCGAGCGCCTGGCGATCATTCGTGTCTTCGGGGTGGCCGCGCTGGTCAACGTCATCCTGTCGCTGCTTCTTTCCAGCACCATCGCCAATCCGCTGCGCCGGCTTTCCGCCGCGGCCATCCGCGTGCGCCGCGGCGGTGCGAAGGAGCGGGAGGAAATCCCCGATTTCTCCTCCCGTCAGGACGAGATCGGCAACCTGTCCGTTGCCCTTCGCGAAATGACCGGTGCGCTTTACGACCGGATCGCCGCGATCGAGAATTTTGCCGCCGATGTCAGCCACGAGCTGAAGAATCCGCTGACCTCGCTGCGCAGCGCGGTCGAGACCCTGCCGCTTGCCCGCACCGAGGAGTCCAAGCAGCGGCTGCTCGACGTCATCCAGCATGATGTGCGCCGACTGGACCGGCTGATCAGCGATATCTCGGATGCCTCGCGGCTCGATGCCGAACTGGCCCGTAGCGACGCGCAGGTGGTCGATCTCGAAAAGCTGCTCGGCGACCTCGTTGAAATCTCCCGCCAGATCCGCAACAAGAAGAAGTCCGTTCTCCTGAATTTCGTGGTCGATCGGAAGGATCCGAAGACGCGTTTCGACGTGAACGGCTATGAGCTGCGGATCGGCCAGATCATCACCAACCTGATCGAGAATGCCCGCTCCTTCGTTCCGGAAGACGGCGGGCGCATTGTGGTCCGGCTGACGCGGCGCAAGCACAGCTGCCTGGTCTTCGTCGAAGACAATGGCCCCGGGATCCAGGCCGAAGACATCGACCGGATCTTCGAACGCTTCTACACCGACCGGCCGGAGGGCGAGGATTTCGGTCAGAATTCCGGTCTCGGTCTGTCGATCTCGCGCCAGATCGCCGAAGCCCATGGCGGCACGCTGAAGGCCGAGAACATG